The following are encoded in a window of Pseudalgibacter alginicilyticus genomic DNA:
- the gcvT gene encoding glycine cleavage system aminomethyltransferase GcvT, which produces MKNTALTETHIALGAKMVPFAGYNMPVQYEGVTSEHETVRNAVGVFDVSHMGEFLIEGDYALELIQKVSSNDASKLTIGKAQYSCMPNDSGGIIDDLIIYKIKETTYLLVVNASNIEKDWNWIQSKNDVGATMRNLSEEYSLLAIQGPKAIEAMQSITSHDLSAITFYNFIVGDFAGIKNVIISATGYTGSGGFEIYCKNSEVKQIWNTVFEAGKNYGIKPIGLAARDTLRLEMGYCLYGNDINDSTSPIEAGLGWITKFTKKFTNSEALENEKKLGPKRKLVAFELDERGIPRHGYNIVDTDGNKIGEVTSGTMSPSLGKGIGLGYVPTNFSNVGSKIKIQIRKNTILATVVKLPFYK; this is translated from the coding sequence ATGAAAAATACAGCCCTAACAGAAACTCATATAGCACTTGGCGCAAAAATGGTGCCTTTTGCAGGCTATAATATGCCTGTGCAATACGAAGGCGTAACTTCAGAGCACGAAACCGTTAGAAATGCCGTTGGTGTTTTTGATGTATCACATATGGGTGAGTTTTTAATTGAAGGTGATTATGCCTTGGAACTAATCCAAAAAGTAAGTAGTAATGACGCATCTAAATTAACTATTGGAAAAGCTCAATATAGTTGTATGCCAAATGATTCTGGTGGAATTATAGACGATTTAATTATTTATAAAATAAAAGAAACCACCTATTTGTTAGTTGTAAACGCTAGTAATATTGAAAAAGACTGGAATTGGATTCAATCTAAAAATGATGTTGGGGCTACAATGCGTAATTTAAGTGAAGAGTATTCTTTATTAGCCATTCAAGGCCCTAAAGCCATTGAAGCCATGCAAAGTATTACAAGTCACGATTTATCTGCAATAACATTCTATAATTTTATAGTTGGTGATTTTGCTGGAATTAAAAACGTTATAATTTCTGCAACAGGCTATACAGGAAGTGGTGGTTTTGAAATTTATTGTAAAAACTCTGAAGTGAAACAAATATGGAATACCGTTTTTGAAGCTGGTAAAAATTATGGTATCAAACCAATAGGATTGGCTGCACGAGACACTTTACGTTTAGAAATGGGGTACTGCTTATATGGTAATGATATTAACGATTCCACATCCCCTATTGAAGCAGGTTTAGGTTGGATTACTAAATTTACAAAAAAATTCACCAACTCTGAAGCCCTTGAAAACGAAAAAAAATTAGGCCCAAAACGAAAATTAGTGGCTTTTGAATTGGATGAACGAGGTATACCTAGGCATGGATATAATATTGTAGATACGGATGGAAATAAAATTGGTGAAGTTACTTCAGGAACCATGTCTCCTTCATTAGGAAAAGGAATTGGATTAGGCTATGTACCAACAAATTTCTCTAACGTAGGTAGTAAAATTAAAATTCAAATACGTAAAAACACCATTCTGGCAACAGTTGTTAAATTACCATTTTACAAATAA
- a CDS encoding YebC/PmpR family DNA-binding transcriptional regulator codes for MGRAFEFRKARKMKRWSAMSKAFTRIGKDIVMAVKEGGPDPASNSRLRAVIQNAKSVNMPKDNVERAIKKASDKSQGDYKEVVFEGYAPHGIAVLVETATDNNTRTVANVRSYFNKCDGSLGTSGSVVFMFDHTCNFRINAEGLDPEELELEFIDYGAEEVFADDDGILIYAPFESFGAIQAELEKRNIEILSSGFERIPQVTKPLTPEQAADVEKLLEKLDDDDDVQNVYHTMEETGD; via the coding sequence ATGGGAAGAGCTTTTGAATTTAGAAAAGCACGTAAAATGAAGCGTTGGTCTGCTATGAGCAAAGCCTTTACACGCATTGGTAAAGATATTGTTATGGCTGTTAAAGAAGGTGGCCCAGATCCAGCAAGTAACTCGCGTTTAAGAGCTGTTATACAAAATGCAAAGTCTGTAAACATGCCTAAAGACAATGTAGAACGAGCTATAAAAAAAGCGAGTGACAAAAGCCAAGGTGATTATAAAGAAGTTGTTTTTGAAGGATATGCACCTCATGGCATTGCGGTTTTAGTTGAAACTGCTACAGATAATAATACTAGAACAGTTGCCAATGTTCGCAGTTACTTTAACAAATGTGATGGTAGTTTAGGCACTTCTGGTTCTGTGGTTTTTATGTTTGACCATACGTGTAATTTCAGAATTAATGCAGAAGGATTAGACCCTGAAGAATTAGAATTAGAGTTCATTGATTATGGAGCTGAAGAAGTTTTTGCAGATGACGATGGCATATTAATTTATGCCCCATTTGAAAGTTTTGGAGCCATTCAAGCAGAACTTGAAAAACGTAACATTGAAATATTATCGTCTGGTTTTGAACGCATTCCACAAGTAACAAAACCCTTAACTCCTGAGCAAGCTGCAGATGTAGAAAAACTTTTGGAAAAATTAGATGATGATGATGATGTTCAAAATGTATACCATACCATGGAAGAAACAGGAGACTAA
- a CDS encoding patatin-like phospholipase family protein: MKIGLVLSGGGVRGAAHIGVIKALEEHGIYPTHVAGTSAGAIAGALYAYGYNWQDIFKFFKNVQILDIKKYALNKPGLIDSEKFYQDFKTYIKEDNFNVLKKFLIVTATDIINGHLETFHEGELIKPVLASAAFPGVFAPVKFKNSYYIDGGSLNNFPVDLLKPICDTIIGVNVNNFTTITIKDLKHSYNVVERAVKLKMAQEDREKINDCNLIISPPELSKYGTFDKKYLNDIFKIGYDATYQALINNQSFLTATTKN, from the coding sequence ATGAAAATAGGTTTAGTATTATCTGGCGGTGGCGTACGAGGTGCTGCTCATATAGGTGTTATAAAAGCATTAGAAGAACATGGCATTTACCCTACGCATGTTGCAGGTACCAGTGCTGGGGCTATTGCAGGAGCCTTATACGCTTATGGTTATAACTGGCAAGATATTTTTAAGTTTTTTAAAAACGTACAAATATTAGATATTAAAAAATATGCTCTAAATAAACCAGGTTTAATTGATTCTGAAAAATTTTATCAGGATTTTAAAACCTATATTAAAGAAGATAATTTTAATGTGTTAAAAAAGTTTTTAATTGTTACTGCAACAGATATTATAAATGGTCATCTTGAAACCTTCCACGAGGGAGAACTCATCAAACCTGTCTTGGCTTCTGCAGCATTTCCAGGGGTGTTTGCTCCTGTAAAATTCAAAAACTCATATTATATTGATGGTGGGTCATTAAACAACTTTCCTGTAGACTTACTAAAACCTATATGCGACACTATAATTGGGGTAAATGTGAATAATTTTACTACTATAACTATAAAAGATTTAAAACATTCTTACAATGTAGTTGAACGTGCTGTTAAATTAAAAATGGCACAAGAAGATCGAGAAAAAATTAATGATTGCAATTTAATTATTTCTCCACCTGAATTAAGTAAATACGGTACTTTTGATAAAAAGTATCTAAATGACATATTTAAAATAGGATACGATGCAACTTACCAAGCATTAATAAACAATCAAAGTTTTTTAACAGCTACTACTAAAAACTGA
- a CDS encoding glycoside hydrolase family 3 N-terminal domain-containing protein yields the protein MRQVFLALICCVSILRLSGQTQIDPLETADKEAQKKWVDQVYDSMSLSEKIGQLYMVQVMSNQNSASKDKIIKLIKNYHIGGVIYSLGDPISQAKLDNELQALSKIPMLIGMDAEWGLSMRLESTYAFPWNMTLGAIEDNKLVEQTGKHIGEHCKRLGVHFNFAPVVDINTNPKNPIIGNRSFGEDRDNVTKKALAFMKGMQGAGVLANAKHFPGHGDTDSDSHKTLPTINFNEERIDSIELYPYKKLIKAGLSSVMVAHLNVPSLEPRDGVPSSLSKHIVTDILKDKLGFQGLIFTDALTMKGVADFSETGDIDLAAFMAGNDVMLMSEDVAVGIEKIKKAYYDGIVSEERLQFSVKKILKAKYKVGLNHYKPIEIPRLIEDLNRPEDDILYEELMENAITVVKNEAQFIPFKELGKKDIAYVKMGDDDGSVFFKELQKYTEIHEIKSDSLEDLLAKLKAYNTVIIGFHRSNDNPWKEYKLTKDEITWINEISKTNRVVLDLFVKPYALMDFYSVLDIESIIISYQNSKIAQEKSAQLIFGAIPSKGHLPVSVGTFFKAGYGIENEASKRLGYSVPERFGMSSFKLKKVDSIAQLAVDSMMTPGIQLLIARKGTVIYNKNFGTHTYKGDKNVAFNDLYDVASLTKILATLPLVMKMEENGMIALNSKLSELMPEYKNSNKKDISLKEMLSHYARLKPWIPFYYETLDTETKRPSEKYYRTKRSNEFNIEVTNNLFLRTDYQDSIQSIILKSDLLNRQQYRYSDLPYYILKKFIETYYDQTLDNLVEEYFYKPLGANYTMYNPYHKISNKHIVPTEEDDYYRFQKVQGFVHDMGAAMQNGVGGHAGIFSNANDVAKIMQMYLQKGYYGGEQFLKPETVDKFNTCYYCSNGNRRGIGFDKPQSSGPGPTCGCISLSSFGHSGFTGTYAWADPEEEIVYVFLANRTYPHAGKNLLLKENIRTEIQRLIYEAIIE from the coding sequence ATGCGTCAAGTCTTTTTAGCTTTAATTTGTTGTGTGTCAATACTTCGATTATCTGGTCAAACTCAAATAGACCCTTTGGAAACAGCAGATAAGGAGGCTCAAAAAAAATGGGTTGATCAAGTTTATGATTCAATGTCTTTATCGGAAAAAATAGGACAATTGTACATGGTTCAAGTAATGTCCAATCAAAATAGTGCCTCAAAAGATAAGATTATCAAGTTGATAAAGAACTATCACATTGGAGGTGTTATTTATTCTCTTGGAGACCCAATAAGTCAGGCTAAATTAGATAATGAACTTCAAGCACTTTCCAAAATACCAATGCTTATTGGGATGGATGCAGAATGGGGTTTGAGTATGCGATTGGAGTCGACTTATGCTTTCCCTTGGAACATGACTTTGGGAGCAATTGAAGATAATAAACTTGTAGAACAAACAGGAAAACATATAGGCGAACACTGTAAACGATTAGGTGTTCATTTTAATTTTGCTCCTGTTGTAGATATTAATACCAATCCTAAAAATCCAATTATTGGTAACCGTTCTTTTGGTGAAGATCGCGATAATGTTACCAAAAAAGCATTAGCTTTTATGAAAGGCATGCAAGGAGCTGGTGTTTTGGCTAATGCAAAACATTTCCCAGGTCATGGTGATACGGATTCTGATTCTCATAAAACATTGCCAACTATTAATTTTAACGAAGAGCGAATTGACTCTATAGAACTTTATCCTTATAAAAAATTAATAAAAGCGGGGCTTTCTAGTGTTATGGTAGCACACTTAAATGTGCCTAGTTTAGAACCTCGTGATGGTGTGCCTTCTTCATTATCAAAACACATTGTTACTGATATATTAAAAGATAAGTTAGGTTTTCAAGGACTTATTTTTACTGATGCTTTAACCATGAAAGGGGTAGCAGATTTTAGTGAAACGGGCGACATTGATTTGGCAGCTTTTATGGCAGGGAATGATGTTATGTTAATGTCGGAAGATGTTGCAGTGGGTATTGAAAAAATAAAAAAGGCTTATTATGATGGCATTGTATCTGAAGAGCGTTTGCAGTTTTCTGTAAAAAAAATACTGAAAGCCAAATACAAAGTAGGTTTAAACCATTATAAGCCCATAGAAATACCTCGTTTAATTGAAGATTTGAATAGGCCCGAAGATGATATTTTGTATGAAGAACTCATGGAAAATGCCATTACGGTAGTAAAAAATGAAGCTCAGTTTATTCCGTTTAAAGAATTGGGGAAAAAAGACATTGCTTATGTTAAAATGGGAGATGATGATGGTTCTGTGTTTTTTAAAGAACTTCAAAAATATACAGAGATTCATGAAATAAAATCAGATTCATTAGAAGATTTATTAGCCAAACTTAAAGCTTATAATACAGTTATAATTGGTTTTCATCGCTCCAATGATAATCCGTGGAAGGAATATAAATTAACTAAAGATGAAATAACTTGGATAAATGAAATTTCAAAAACAAACCGAGTTGTATTAGATTTATTTGTTAAGCCATATGCATTAATGGATTTTTATTCAGTACTTGATATTGAAAGTATAATTATTAGTTATCAAAACAGTAAAATAGCTCAAGAAAAATCAGCACAACTTATTTTTGGAGCTATTCCATCTAAAGGACACTTGCCTGTTTCTGTTGGTACGTTTTTTAAAGCAGGTTATGGTATAGAAAATGAGGCTTCTAAGCGTTTAGGTTATAGTGTTCCAGAACGATTTGGAATGAGTTCGTTTAAATTAAAAAAAGTAGATTCTATAGCTCAATTAGCAGTAGATTCTATGATGACTCCTGGTATTCAATTGTTGATAGCAAGAAAAGGAACGGTTATTTACAATAAAAATTTTGGGACACATACATATAAAGGTGATAAAAATGTAGCGTTTAATGATTTGTATGATGTGGCATCGTTAACAAAAATACTCGCAACGCTACCTTTAGTGATGAAAATGGAAGAGAATGGTATGATTGCTTTAAATAGTAAGTTGTCAGAATTAATGCCAGAGTATAAAAATTCAAACAAAAAGGATATTTCTCTTAAAGAAATGCTTTCTCACTATGCACGATTAAAACCGTGGATTCCTTTTTATTATGAAACTTTAGATACAGAAACAAAACGCCCTAGTGAAAAATATTATAGAACAAAGCGCAGTAATGAATTTAATATTGAAGTTACCAATAATTTATTTTTACGTACTGATTATCAAGACAGTATTCAGTCTATAATTTTAAAATCAGACCTACTTAACCGGCAGCAATATAGGTATAGTGATTTACCTTATTATATTTTAAAGAAATTTATTGAAACATATTACGACCAAACCTTAGATAATCTTGTAGAGGAGTATTTTTATAAACCATTAGGAGCTAATTATACTATGTACAATCCTTATCATAAAATTAGTAATAAACATATTGTTCCAACGGAAGAAGATGATTATTATAGGTTTCAAAAAGTTCAAGGCTTTGTGCATGATATGGGAGCAGCTATGCAAAATGGTGTTGGTGGTCATGCAGGTATATTTAGCAATGCTAATGATGTTGCAAAAATTATGCAAATGTATTTGCAAAAAGGCTATTATGGGGGTGAACAGTTTTTAAAACCAGAAACCGTAGATAAGTTTAATACTTGTTATTATTGTAGTAATGGAAATAGAAGAGGAATTGGCTTTGATAAACCTCAATCATCTGGTCCAGGACCAACATGTGGTTGTATTTCATTAAGCAGTTTTGGGCATTCTGGTTTTACTGGTACCTATGCTTGGGCAGATCCTGAAGAAGAAATTGTATATGTGTTTTTAGCTAATAGAACCTATCCACATGCAGGAAAAAATTTATTGCTAAAAGAAAATATTAGAACAGAAATACAGCGCTTAATTTATGAAGCGATAATTGAATAA
- the bshA gene encoding N-acetyl-alpha-D-glucosaminyl L-malate synthase BshA, producing MKIGIMCYPTFGGSGVVATELGLELSKRGHEIHFITYKQPVRLELLSNNVHYHEVTVPEYPLFHYQPYELALSSKLVDMVKLYKIEILHVHYAIPHAYAGYMAKKMLEDQGIYLPIVTTLHGTDITLVGSHPYYKPAVTFSINKSDAVTAVSQSLKEDTLRLFDIKNNISIVPNFIDLDKYNHDFTNCQRDIMANEDEKIITHISNLRPVKRVQDVISIFYNVQKVMPAKLMLVGVGPEREKVEIQCQELGILDKVIFFGKSNEIDKILCFSDLFLLPSETESFGLAALEAMASGVPVISSNTGGIPEVNVQGVSGFLSNVGDLEDMTKNAIHILSDENRLATFKMNARKEALKYDLHKIVPQYEAIYKDTLDKCLIL from the coding sequence ATGAAAATAGGTATCATGTGTTACCCAACATTTGGGGGTAGTGGCGTAGTAGCTACAGAGTTAGGTTTAGAACTGTCTAAACGCGGGCACGAAATTCATTTTATTACATATAAACAACCTGTAAGATTGGAGCTGCTAAGCAATAATGTACATTATCATGAAGTAACCGTACCTGAGTATCCTTTATTTCACTATCAGCCTTATGAACTTGCTTTGTCAAGTAAGTTAGTGGATATGGTAAAACTTTATAAAATAGAAATTTTGCATGTACATTACGCCATTCCTCATGCATATGCAGGCTATATGGCTAAAAAAATGTTGGAAGATCAAGGTATTTATTTGCCTATTGTTACAACTCTACATGGTACAGATATTACTTTGGTTGGTAGTCATCCATATTATAAACCGGCTGTTACGTTTAGTATTAATAAATCGGATGCTGTAACGGCAGTTTCTCAAAGTTTAAAAGAAGATACTCTTAGACTATTCGATATTAAAAATAATATAAGTATCGTTCCTAATTTTATTGATTTAGATAAATATAATCATGATTTTACTAATTGTCAACGGGATATAATGGCTAATGAAGATGAGAAAATTATAACTCATATTAGTAATTTAAGGCCTGTGAAGCGGGTGCAAGATGTTATTAGTATATTTTATAATGTTCAAAAAGTAATGCCTGCAAAATTAATGTTAGTGGGGGTGGGACCTGAACGAGAAAAAGTTGAAATACAATGTCAGGAATTAGGTATTTTAGATAAAGTTATATTCTTCGGGAAAAGTAACGAAATTGATAAAATTTTATGCTTTAGTGATTTATTTCTCTTGCCATCAGAAACAGAAAGTTTTGGATTAGCAGCATTAGAAGCTATGGCTTCAGGGGTTCCTGTAATTTCAAGTAATACTGGGGGGATTCCTGAAGTTAATGTTCAAGGGGTTTCTGGTTTTTTAAGTAATGTGGGAGATTTAGAAGATATGACTAAAAATGCTATTCACATTTTAAGTGATGAAAATCGCTTAGCAACATTTAAAATGAATGCCAGAAAAGAAGCTTTAAAATATGATTTACATAAGATAGTTCCTCAGTATGAAGCCATTTATAAAGATACCTTGGATAAATGTTTGATTTTATAA
- a CDS encoding glutaminase: MLDYQAILETIHQNISKIDNRGIVASYIPELAHVNKNTFGIHLRTLDGKTFGAGDFQKHFSIQSISKVLALSKAMELVGEDIWKRVDVEPSGNPFNYLSLIEVEKGIPRNPLINSGALVIADILVSNLKNPKEDFLNYVRTLADDKSINYNNNVALSEKKTGFKNYATANLLKSFNNLTNPVDVVLDFYFHQCALEMTCSQLSKAFYLFANKGCCLQNKLHITNQQVKRINAIMLTCGFYDEAGEFAFEVGLPGKSGVGGGIVALLPKEFVITVWSPGLNNKGNSKLGMLALEQFTTKTKLSIF; the protein is encoded by the coding sequence ATGCTCGATTACCAAGCCATTTTAGAAACTATCCATCAAAATATCAGCAAGATTGATAATAGAGGCATTGTAGCATCATACATTCCAGAATTAGCTCATGTAAACAAAAACACATTTGGAATTCATTTAAGAACTTTAGATGGCAAAACTTTTGGCGCAGGCGATTTCCAAAAACATTTTTCTATCCAAAGTATTTCCAAAGTTTTAGCTTTATCCAAAGCCATGGAATTAGTTGGTGAAGATATTTGGAAGCGTGTAGATGTAGAACCTAGTGGAAATCCATTCAATTATTTGTCATTAATAGAAGTTGAAAAAGGCATCCCGAGAAACCCGTTAATTAATTCAGGAGCCCTTGTTATTGCTGACATATTGGTTTCTAATTTAAAAAACCCAAAGGAAGATTTCTTAAATTATGTAAGAACTCTTGCCGATGACAAAAGCATAAACTATAATAATAACGTGGCACTTTCTGAAAAAAAAACTGGCTTTAAGAATTACGCCACTGCCAATCTTTTAAAATCATTTAATAATTTAACAAATCCCGTTGATGTCGTTTTAGATTTTTACTTTCATCAATGCGCTTTAGAAATGACATGCAGCCAACTATCAAAAGCTTTTTATTTATTTGCCAACAAAGGATGCTGCTTGCAAAACAAACTACATATAACAAATCAGCAAGTAAAACGGATTAATGCTATCATGCTTACCTGTGGATTTTATGATGAAGCTGGTGAGTTTGCTTTTGAAGTGGGATTACCGGGAAAAAGTGGTGTTGGAGGTGGTATTGTTGCACTATTACCTAAAGAATTTGTAATTACTGTTTGGTCTCCTGGTCTCAATAATAAAGGAAATTCAAAGTTAGGGATGTTAGCTTTGGAACAATTTACCACCAAAACCAAATTGTCTATTTTTTAG
- a CDS encoding 4a-hydroxytetrahydrobiopterin dehydratase produces the protein MNKLSKEDIEKKLLRFPDWEYYDDALHSEFEFENFKDCFSAMSRIAFECEALNHHPDWSNTYNILTVSLSTHSAKGVTEKDFKLAEAIEAIVEPDDE, from the coding sequence ATGAATAAACTATCAAAAGAAGATATAGAAAAAAAACTTTTAAGGTTTCCTGATTGGGAATATTATGACGATGCATTACATTCAGAATTTGAATTTGAAAACTTTAAAGACTGTTTTAGTGCCATGAGTAGAATTGCTTTTGAATGTGAAGCGTTAAACCACCATCCAGATTGGTCCAATACTTATAATATATTGACTGTGTCACTTTCAACTCATAGCGCAAAAGGTGTTACTGAAAAAGACTTCAAATTGGCCGAAGCCATTGAAGCTATAGTAGAACCTGATGACGAATAA
- a CDS encoding hybrid sensor histidine kinase/response regulator has translation MKEGIHSLKFKDLRQKTFFKLAIRVYIFATLANFYYTVISFYHGFTTSAVITIFPLIGFLLSVYVFIVKRNYLAGPYFVYITLGIATLGLSYLEGIMSGYYWFQLGLIFSLPYVIRREVYFQKHTNILYTITIIFLVISFLISPMYSEYYKELTREQIHYRFILNSSINFLLIMVFSLQALSHNKFFIKKINADKEIAENEKDRRTKVLSNLGHELRTQINSINGVTQLILGSDTNEVPNKKYFEILDCCNDNMLLLVNDMLDIHKIESGRFELFKEPKVLFDFLNKITIPFINKAEEKNLELHSYIDPKLKDVIVNVDEKRIAQVVYNLISNAIKFTEQGSITFSVEVKDLNKHQVDVQFIVNDTGIGIAPKNIKKVFESFHQIQNESNPVYGGTGLGLAISQSIIAAMDSEIRIESRLNKGTRFYFPLTFERVEALPNNLVKKEAFSDDFLLNSNILVVEDNMVSMMYAKKLLGKHVANVYEGTNGVEAIERIKAHSDIDIVLLDLEMPIMNGFKAIAHIKKHRPDVTVIAFTANIPSTEIINKLDDLGFDDILSKPFNKNDLFTVLKQYAQSIDFA, from the coding sequence ATGAAAGAAGGAATACATAGTCTTAAATTCAAAGACTTAAGACAAAAAACATTTTTTAAGCTTGCAATTCGGGTCTATATTTTTGCCACCTTGGCCAATTTTTATTATACCGTTATTAGTTTTTATCATGGTTTTACAACTTCTGCAGTAATAACTATATTCCCTCTAATTGGCTTTTTATTAAGTGTTTATGTTTTTATCGTTAAGAGGAATTATTTAGCAGGACCGTATTTTGTTTATATAACTTTAGGAATTGCCACTTTAGGTTTGTCTTATTTAGAAGGAATAATGTCTGGTTACTATTGGTTTCAATTAGGTTTAATTTTTTCTTTACCTTATGTCATTCGTCGTGAAGTGTATTTTCAAAAACATACCAATATTTTATACACTATTACTATTATATTTTTAGTTATTTCTTTTTTAATTTCTCCAATGTATTCAGAGTATTATAAAGAGTTGACAAGAGAACAGATCCATTATAGGTTTATTTTAAATTCATCTATAAATTTTTTACTTATAATGGTGTTTTCCTTACAAGCATTAAGTCATAATAAATTTTTTATAAAAAAAATAAATGCAGATAAAGAGATTGCTGAAAATGAAAAAGATAGAAGAACAAAGGTTTTATCTAATTTGGGACATGAATTGCGCACCCAAATAAATAGCATTAATGGTGTAACCCAATTAATATTAGGCAGTGATACAAATGAGGTTCCAAACAAAAAATATTTTGAAATTTTAGATTGTTGCAATGATAATATGTTGTTGTTGGTGAATGATATGTTGGACATACATAAAATTGAATCTGGTCGTTTTGAATTATTTAAAGAACCGAAGGTGTTATTTGATTTTTTAAATAAAATTACTATTCCATTTATTAATAAAGCAGAAGAAAAAAACTTAGAACTTCATTCTTATATTGATCCAAAATTAAAAGATGTTATTGTTAATGTAGATGAAAAACGTATAGCTCAGGTTGTATATAATTTGATTTCTAATGCGATAAAGTTTACAGAACAAGGTAGCATAACATTTTCTGTGGAAGTAAAAGATTTGAATAAGCATCAGGTTGATGTTCAGTTCATTGTTAATGATACCGGCATAGGTATTGCTCCTAAGAATATTAAGAAAGTTTTTGAAAGTTTTCATCAAATTCAGAATGAAAGCAATCCTGTATACGGGGGAACAGGATTAGGCTTAGCAATTTCCCAGTCTATTATTGCTGCGATGGATTCAGAAATACGTATTGAGAGTCGATTGAATAAAGGAACTCGTTTTTATTTTCCGTTAACATTTGAACGGGTTGAAGCTTTGCCAAATAACTTAGTCAAAAAAGAAGCTTTTAGTGACGATTTTTTATTGAATTCTAACATATTAGTAGTTGAAGACAATATGGTAAGCATGATGTATGCTAAGAAGCTTTTAGGAAAACACGTTGCTAACGTGTATGAAGGAACAAATGGGGTTGAAGCTATAGAAAGAATTAAGGCTCACAGTGATATAGATATTGTGCTTTTGGATTTAGAAATGCCAATAATGAATGGTTTTAAAGCAATAGCACATATTAAAAAACATAGACCAGATGTTACTGTTATTGCATTCACAGCCAATATACCAAGTACAGAGATTATTAATAAATTGGATGATTTAGGCTTTGATGATATTCTCTCAAAGCCATTCAATAAAAATGATCTTTTTACGGTATTGAAACAATACGCACAATCTATAGATTTTGCATGA
- a CDS encoding sugar nucleotide-binding protein: MLERENKHRILILGASGFLGGSIYKELCSYFNTFGTYCTDHILLDKNKHFFQYNIEEDDVFEILEIVKPNIIISALRGDFSKQIIVHRHLTEYISSTKCKLIFLSSANVFDAYSKYPSYEFDKTLSHSIYGHFKIKIENMLLRLPKSKVAILRLPMVFGKHSPRIQEIIQILKNKEPIEVFPNLIMNVTTDSKLTQQIHYIINRNKSGIFHLGSTDLVHHDDFIKEIIDVLGHTNPIYKHVYTTNNERYLATLPKDNLLPKNLQLLSNEIINELKI, translated from the coding sequence ATGCTTGAACGAGAAAATAAACATAGAATTTTAATTTTAGGAGCCAGCGGTTTTTTAGGAGGTAGTATATACAAAGAACTTTGCTCCTACTTTAATACTTTTGGTACTTACTGTACTGACCATATTTTACTTGATAAAAACAAACATTTTTTTCAATATAATATTGAAGAAGATGATGTTTTTGAAATTTTAGAAATCGTTAAACCTAACATTATTATTTCTGCTCTTAGAGGCGATTTTTCAAAACAAATCATAGTTCATAGACATCTTACAGAATACATTTCAAGCACTAAATGCAAACTTATTTTTTTGTCTTCAGCCAATGTTTTTGATGCTTACAGTAAATATCCAAGTTATGAATTTGACAAAACATTAAGTCATAGTATTTACGGACATTTTAAAATAAAAATTGAAAATATGCTTTTACGATTACCTAAAAGCAAAGTAGCCATTTTAAGGCTTCCTATGGTATTCGGAAAACATTCTCCAAGAATTCAAGAAATTATTCAAATTTTAAAAAACAAAGAACCTATAGAAGTATTTCCAAATTTAATAATGAATGTGACTACTGACTCAAAACTAACACAGCAAATTCATTACATCATCAACAGAAATAAATCTGGTATATTTCATTTAGGTAGTACGGACTTGGTCCACCATGACGATTTTATAAAAGAAATTATTGACGTTTTAGGACATACAAACCCGATTTATAAACATGTGTATACCACTAATAATGAGCGGTATTTAGCCACATTACCAAAAGATAATTTATTACCCAAGAACCTACAATTACTAAGCAACGAAATAATTAATGAATTAAAAATTTAA